One segment of Agromyces albus DNA contains the following:
- a CDS encoding TetR/AcrR family transcriptional regulator: MSRPPRKKAARKSPGERAAEITDAARDLAREQGLTAVTLRGIAARIDVAPALVAHYEPNMDALIAATFATIVAAEIEEVDELLASLPTPTARMAALIDTLLDGTRDDVTVVWVEAWGLGRRNDALAASVREQMDAWQEVVQGVIEAGVASGEFETPDAASVAWQLLGMIDGLNAQALVRWGDARARGSLIGHALEGMLGMRRGALTGA, encoded by the coding sequence ATGTCAAGACCCCCTCGCAAGAAGGCCGCCCGCAAGTCGCCGGGCGAGCGCGCCGCCGAGATCACGGATGCCGCACGCGACCTCGCCCGCGAGCAGGGGCTCACCGCCGTGACGTTGCGAGGGATCGCCGCTCGCATCGACGTCGCCCCTGCTCTCGTCGCCCATTACGAACCCAACATGGACGCGCTCATCGCCGCGACCTTCGCCACGATCGTCGCCGCCGAGATCGAGGAGGTCGACGAACTGCTCGCCTCGTTGCCGACGCCGACCGCTCGCATGGCCGCGCTCATCGACACGCTCCTCGACGGCACTCGCGACGACGTCACCGTCGTGTGGGTCGAGGCGTGGGGCCTCGGTCGTCGCAACGACGCGCTCGCGGCATCCGTGCGGGAACAGATGGACGCGTGGCAGGAGGTCGTGCAGGGCGTCATCGAGGCGGGCGTGGCGAGCGGTGAGTTCGAGACGCCGGATGCCGCATCCGTCGCCTGGCAGCTCCTCGGCATGATCGACGGGCTGAACGCGCAAGCGCTCGTGCGCTGGGGCGACGCGCGCGCTCGAGGTTCGCTCATCGGGCATGCACTCGAGGGCATGCTCGGGATGCGCCGGGGCGCGCTCACCGGGGCGTAG
- a CDS encoding TM0106 family RecB-like putative nuclease, with amino-acid sequence MYLVDGTVVTSASDLKKASECEFAFLRALDAKLGRIDPVPDPEDAMLERSGRMGDAHEHRVLEAYRAELGAAVVEIERPDVRDAAAVAAAVEATQAAFAAGAPIVFQATFADEGFIGFADFIVRQPDGRYLVQDSKLARRARVTALLQLAAYAEQLERTGVPCADTVELLLGDGTTSVHRLDDIAPVYRLRRARLEQIIADRLAEPGPVQWGDPRYALDGRCPTCDLEVQAHRDVLLVAGLRVTQRAALFDVGITTIDELAASEGHIDGILDATIENHRVQARLQLEAEAAERRADAAGPRPEGAPPLPPPVVVRDAASLAAIPEPDAGDLFFDFEGDPLYTEGPATEWGIDYLFGMIDNDEQFTPLWAHSFAEERVALERFLELVALRRAAHPGMHIYHYASYERTHLLSIAARHGVGEAAVDQLLADGVLVDLYPIVKRAVRVGSRSYSIKKLEPLYMGSELREAEVKSGGDSILEYVRARELAATGEVDPATGLAGTAAAQHVLDDLADYNRYDCVSTLRLRDWLLGLARAAGVEPVPESLLVEAARASGKIYEPSPLALELQRIAGPPDDPTRDADHTALALAAAAIDYHDRESKSFWWSHFFRIEQPLEAWEDHRDVLVVDPAQSEVVQRWYREDQHRTDRRHVKLRGRIAPGSRFGVGAELFALYEPPVPFPRIGLRPGSRGQNSVRVLELLDDGLIVEERAIAGMTWSELPMAIVPGTPPPAGRQQGAILEWAGLIERMHPVWPRNPAVDVLRRTHPRSRGGLAPLAAAPDYVAAVVDSLGRLDDSYLAVQGPPGTGKTYVASRVIAELVGRYRWRIGVVAQSHAVVENVLDAVVAAGLAPDLVAKAPKDARAPGTHAYLAITKDGVADYSAAHQASGFVIGGTAWDFANADRVPRGSLDLLVIDEAGQFSLASTIATAVAARNLLLLGDPQQLPQVSQGNHPEPIDTSALGWIADGHDVLPPEYGYFLAESRRMHPAVAGPVSRLSYEGELRSHPVASLRSLHGVSPGLTTVPIEHAGNTTSSPEEAEAVVELVGMLLGRAWSEVIPPTGADVEVSESTGALAALESTDELPPTDVLLPTDALPTDAALPTRSRPLAQRDLIVVTPYNAQLTVVRAALDEAGYHDVPVGTVDKFQGQEAAIAIVSLAASSAAAAPRGVEFLLLKNRLNVAISRAKWAAYLIYSPGLLDALPRTPEGVAQLSAFIRLVGAGQDTSVDDAEFSGAALIRP; translated from the coding sequence ATGTATCTGGTCGACGGCACCGTCGTCACGAGCGCGAGCGATCTGAAGAAGGCGTCCGAGTGCGAGTTCGCGTTCCTGCGCGCGCTCGACGCGAAGCTCGGCCGCATCGACCCGGTTCCCGACCCCGAAGACGCGATGCTCGAGCGATCGGGCCGCATGGGCGACGCGCACGAGCACCGCGTGCTCGAGGCATACCGGGCCGAGCTCGGCGCGGCCGTCGTCGAGATCGAGCGGCCCGACGTGCGCGACGCGGCCGCCGTGGCCGCCGCCGTCGAAGCGACGCAGGCGGCGTTCGCGGCGGGTGCCCCGATCGTGTTCCAGGCCACCTTCGCCGACGAGGGGTTCATCGGCTTCGCCGACTTCATCGTGCGCCAGCCCGACGGGCGCTACCTCGTGCAAGACTCCAAGCTCGCCCGCCGCGCGCGCGTCACCGCGCTGCTGCAGCTCGCGGCCTATGCCGAGCAGCTCGAGCGCACGGGCGTCCCCTGCGCCGACACCGTCGAGCTCCTCCTCGGCGACGGCACCACGAGCGTGCATCGCCTCGACGACATCGCCCCCGTCTACCGGTTGCGCCGGGCACGGCTCGAGCAGATCATCGCCGACCGGCTCGCCGAGCCGGGCCCGGTCCAGTGGGGTGATCCGCGCTACGCGCTCGACGGCCGCTGCCCCACGTGCGACCTCGAGGTGCAGGCGCACCGCGACGTGCTGCTCGTGGCGGGCTTGCGCGTCACGCAACGAGCGGCCCTGTTCGACGTGGGCATCACGACGATCGACGAGCTCGCGGCATCCGAAGGGCACATCGACGGCATCCTCGACGCCACGATCGAGAACCACCGGGTGCAGGCGCGCCTGCAGCTCGAGGCCGAGGCAGCAGAACGGCGAGCCGATGCCGCAGGCCCGCGCCCCGAGGGTGCACCGCCGCTGCCGCCTCCCGTGGTCGTGCGCGACGCGGCGTCGCTCGCCGCGATCCCCGAGCCCGACGCCGGCGACCTCTTCTTCGACTTCGAGGGCGATCCGCTCTACACCGAGGGCCCGGCAACCGAGTGGGGCATCGACTACCTCTTCGGCATGATCGACAACGACGAGCAGTTCACGCCGCTCTGGGCGCACAGCTTCGCCGAAGAGCGAGTGGCGCTCGAACGCTTCCTCGAGCTCGTGGCGCTGCGACGGGCGGCCCATCCGGGCATGCACATCTACCACTACGCGAGCTACGAGCGCACGCACCTGCTCTCGATCGCGGCGCGTCACGGCGTCGGCGAGGCCGCGGTCGACCAGTTGCTCGCCGACGGCGTGCTCGTCGACCTCTACCCCATCGTGAAGCGCGCGGTTCGCGTCGGCAGCCGTTCCTATTCGATCAAGAAGCTCGAGCCGCTCTACATGGGTTCCGAGCTGCGCGAGGCCGAGGTGAAGTCGGGCGGCGACTCGATCCTCGAGTACGTGCGCGCCCGTGAGCTCGCCGCGACCGGCGAGGTCGACCCTGCCACCGGTCTCGCGGGCACTGCCGCGGCCCAGCACGTGCTCGACGACCTCGCCGACTACAACCGTTACGACTGCGTGTCGACGCTGCGCCTGCGCGATTGGCTGCTCGGGCTCGCGCGCGCGGCCGGGGTCGAGCCCGTGCCCGAGTCGCTCCTGGTCGAAGCGGCGAGGGCCTCGGGCAAGATCTACGAGCCGTCGCCGCTGGCCCTCGAGCTGCAGCGCATCGCCGGCCCGCCCGACGACCCCACGCGAGACGCCGACCACACGGCGCTCGCCCTCGCCGCCGCGGCGATCGACTACCACGATCGCGAGTCGAAGAGCTTCTGGTGGTCGCACTTCTTCCGCATCGAGCAGCCGCTCGAGGCCTGGGAGGATCACCGCGACGTGCTCGTCGTCGACCCCGCCCAATCCGAGGTCGTGCAGCGGTGGTATCGCGAAGACCAGCACCGCACCGATCGCCGGCACGTGAAACTGCGAGGCCGCATCGCGCCCGGTTCCCGGTTCGGCGTCGGCGCCGAACTCTTCGCGCTCTACGAGCCGCCGGTTCCGTTCCCGCGGATCGGTCTGCGCCCCGGCTCGCGTGGGCAGAACTCGGTGCGGGTCCTCGAGCTCCTCGACGACGGGCTCATCGTCGAAGAGCGCGCCATCGCGGGCATGACGTGGTCGGAGCTGCCCATGGCGATCGTGCCGGGCACGCCCCCGCCTGCCGGCCGGCAGCAGGGTGCGATCCTCGAGTGGGCCGGGCTCATTGAGCGGATGCATCCGGTGTGGCCCAGGAATCCCGCCGTCGACGTGCTGCGCCGCACTCACCCGCGCAGCCGGGGAGGGCTCGCACCGCTCGCGGCGGCGCCCGACTACGTGGCCGCGGTCGTCGACTCGCTCGGTCGCCTCGACGACTCGTATCTCGCCGTGCAGGGCCCTCCCGGCACGGGCAAGACCTACGTCGCCTCTCGCGTGATCGCCGAGCTCGTGGGCCGTTATCGGTGGCGCATCGGCGTCGTCGCGCAATCGCACGCGGTCGTCGAGAACGTGCTCGACGCGGTCGTCGCCGCGGGGCTCGCACCCGATCTCGTCGCCAAGGCCCCGAAGGATGCGCGAGCGCCCGGCACGCACGCGTACCTCGCGATCACGAAAGACGGCGTCGCCGACTACAGCGCGGCACACCAGGCGTCCGGATTCGTCATCGGCGGCACCGCGTGGGACTTCGCGAACGCCGACCGCGTCCCTCGCGGCTCGCTCGACCTGCTCGTGATCGACGAGGCCGGGCAGTTCTCGCTCGCGTCGACGATCGCCACCGCTGTCGCGGCCCGCAACCTGCTGCTCCTCGGCGACCCGCAGCAGCTGCCGCAAGTGAGCCAGGGCAACCACCCCGAGCCGATCGACACGTCGGCGCTCGGCTGGATCGCCGACGGGCACGACGTGCTGCCGCCCGAATACGGCTACTTCCTCGCCGAGAGCCGGCGCATGCATCCCGCGGTCGCCGGGCCAGTGTCGCGCCTCTCCTACGAGGGCGAGTTGCGCTCGCATCCGGTCGCGTCGCTGCGCTCGCTCCACGGCGTTTCTCCCGGGCTCACGACGGTGCCGATCGAGCACGCCGGCAACACGACCTCGTCGCCAGAAGAGGCCGAGGCGGTCGTCGAGCTCGTGGGCATGCTGCTCGGTCGTGCGTGGTCAGAGGTGATCCCGCCCACCGGCGCCGACGTCGAGGTGTCCGAGTCCACCGGCGCGCTTGCGGCGCTCGAGTCGACCGATGAGCTCCCGCCCACCGACGTACTGCTGCCGACCGATGCACTGCCCACGGATGCCGCGCTGCCGACGCGATCTCGGCCGCTCGCGCAGCGCGACCTCATCGTCGTCACGCCCTACAACGCACAGCTCACGGTCGTGCGCGCCGCCCTCGACGAGGCCGGCTATCACGACGTCCCCGTCGGCACCGTCGACAAGTTCCAGGGCCAGGAGGCGGCGATCGCGATCGTGTCGCTCGCCGCATCCTCGGCGGCGGCAGCCCCGCGCGGCGTCGAGTTCCTGCTGCTGAAGAACCGTCTCAACGTCGCGATCTCGCGAGCGAAATGGGCGGCATACCTCATCTACTCGCCGGGATTGCTCGACGCCCTGCCGCGAACCCCCGAGGGAGTGGCCCAGCTCAGCGCGTTCATCCGGCTCGTCGGAGCCGGGCAGGACACCTCGGTCGATGATGCCGAGTTCAGCGGAGCCGCCCTCATCCGGCCGTGA
- a CDS encoding glutaredoxin family protein, with the protein MTSPVSSDLYPERITMYGADWCRDCRRSKALLDDRGIDYDYIDLEAVVDGADRAKAISGRTQIPVVVFPDGSHFTEPTDAELVAKLDEAIAA; encoded by the coding sequence ATGACGTCCCCCGTGAGCTCTGACCTGTACCCCGAACGCATCACCATGTACGGCGCCGACTGGTGCCGGGACTGCCGCCGCTCGAAAGCCCTGCTCGACGATCGCGGCATCGACTACGACTACATCGACCTCGAGGCCGTCGTCGACGGCGCCGATCGCGCCAAGGCGATCAGCGGTCGCACGCAGATTCCCGTGGTCGTGTTCCCCGACGGCTCGCACTTCACCGAGCCCACCGACGCAGAGCTCGTCGCGAAGCTCGACGAGGCCATCGCGGCCTGA
- a CDS encoding DHA2 family efflux MFS transporter permease subunit: MTAAPPSLATPTTARLTGRTLLGLIVVFITQLMLVVDASIVNVALPHIQDELGFTAANLSWVVTSYALAFAGLILLSGRIGSMLGARRALIIGVVVFIAASALGGFAVSPEMLIFARVLQGIGAALAAPSTLVLLMANTVPGAQRNRAMSLFVLAAGSGGAIGLILGGVLTTSLGWEWVMFVNVPIGLVIIAGAIAFLRETDRSPARLDVGGALTSTIAMVALVYGFTTAAESSWTDPRTIAAFVVATASLVALVLIERRHASPVVQLHYFASTRTAVPFWVMLLVPAGMFGFFYFATLFTQNVLGYDPLGTGLALLPFVGTMLIVNQFTPRLVAALGERVVALAGLTGLAGGMLWMAQLGTASTFLTGILGPALVLGFGAGLTFAPITSIVMAQALRSETSQASSLLQGMQQLGGSIGVAGLTTVFAAIAVSGGEARGIAAALLGGTVFLTVALVLFAVWGRRTPAVDDEGTTDAASEPVPEFAGREPVAAFAGD; encoded by the coding sequence ATGACCGCAGCACCACCCTCCCTCGCCACACCGACCACGGCCCGGCTGACCGGCCGAACGCTGCTCGGCCTCATCGTCGTCTTCATCACGCAGCTCATGCTCGTGGTCGACGCGAGCATCGTGAACGTCGCCCTCCCCCACATCCAGGACGAACTCGGCTTCACGGCCGCCAACCTCTCCTGGGTGGTCACCTCCTACGCACTCGCCTTCGCCGGCCTCATCCTGTTGAGCGGACGCATCGGCTCGATGCTCGGAGCGCGCCGAGCGCTCATCATCGGCGTCGTCGTGTTCATCGCGGCATCCGCTCTCGGTGGATTCGCCGTCAGCCCCGAGATGCTGATCTTCGCCCGGGTGCTGCAGGGCATCGGCGCAGCCCTCGCGGCGCCGAGCACCCTCGTGCTCCTGATGGCGAACACCGTGCCGGGCGCCCAGCGCAATCGCGCGATGTCGCTCTTCGTGCTCGCTGCGGGCTCAGGCGGCGCCATCGGCCTCATCCTGGGCGGAGTGCTCACGACGAGCCTCGGGTGGGAGTGGGTGATGTTCGTGAACGTGCCGATCGGGCTCGTGATCATCGCCGGCGCGATCGCATTCCTGCGCGAGACCGACCGCAGCCCTGCGCGACTCGATGTCGGGGGCGCCCTCACCTCGACGATCGCCATGGTCGCCCTCGTCTACGGGTTCACGACCGCAGCCGAGTCGAGCTGGACCGACCCGCGCACCATCGCGGCGTTCGTCGTCGCGACCGCATCGCTCGTGGCGCTCGTCCTCATCGAGCGGCGGCACGCGAGCCCCGTCGTGCAGTTGCACTACTTCGCGTCGACCCGCACGGCCGTGCCGTTCTGGGTGATGCTGCTCGTGCCGGCCGGCATGTTCGGGTTCTTCTACTTCGCGACGCTCTTCACGCAGAACGTGCTCGGCTACGACCCGCTCGGCACGGGCCTCGCGCTGCTGCCGTTCGTCGGCACGATGCTCATCGTGAACCAGTTCACGCCGCGGCTCGTCGCCGCGCTCGGCGAGCGGGTCGTCGCCCTTGCGGGACTCACGGGCCTTGCCGGCGGCATGCTCTGGATGGCCCAGCTCGGCACCGCGAGCACGTTCCTCACCGGCATCTTGGGCCCGGCCCTCGTGCTCGGTTTCGGCGCGGGCCTCACGTTCGCGCCGATCACGTCGATCGTGATGGCGCAGGCCCTCCGCTCGGAGACGAGCCAGGCGTCGAGCCTCCTGCAGGGGATGCAGCAGCTCGGCGGATCCATCGGCGTCGCCGGGCTCACCACCGTGTTCGCCGCGATCGCGGTGAGCGGCGGCGAGGCCCGGGGCATCGCGGCGGCGCTGCTCGGCGGCACGGTGTTCCTCACGGTCGCCCTCGTGCTGTTCGCTGTCTGGGGGCGGCGAACTCCTGCCGTCGACGACGAGGGGACGACGGATGCCGCGAGCGAGCCCGTTCCCGAGTTCGCGGGTCGCGAGCCCGTGGCGGCGTTCGCGGGGGACTGA
- a CDS encoding TetR/AcrR family transcriptional regulator has protein sequence MDTAAPARPMRADARRNYEAIVRVAGEAFAEHGTHASLDDIACRAGVGPGTLYRHFPNRECLLEAALVDSRHELQALGGRLLDAADAGAALDEWMLALARHSGRWDGLADSITQSLRDEKSPLGASCSTLLDATAHLLDRAKEQGAVTADASARELFVMAGSLAWAADRAARGSGEDELPRLLSLLMRGLR, from the coding sequence GTGGATACTGCCGCACCGGCGCGGCCCATGCGCGCCGATGCACGGCGCAATTACGAAGCGATCGTGCGAGTGGCGGGCGAGGCCTTCGCGGAGCACGGCACGCACGCCTCGCTCGATGACATCGCGTGTCGCGCGGGCGTCGGCCCCGGCACGCTGTACCGCCACTTCCCCAACCGTGAGTGCCTGCTCGAGGCCGCGCTCGTCGACAGCCGCCACGAACTGCAGGCGCTCGGCGGCAGGCTCCTCGATGCGGCAGACGCGGGCGCCGCGCTCGACGAGTGGATGCTCGCCCTCGCACGTCACTCCGGCAGGTGGGACGGCCTCGCTGACTCGATCACCCAATCGCTCCGCGATGAGAAGTCCCCGCTCGGGGCATCATGCAGCACCCTGCTCGACGCCACCGCGCATCTCCTCGACCGCGCGAAGGAGCAAGGGGCGGTCACTGCGGATGCCTCGGCCCGCGAGCTCTTCGTGATGGCCGGCTCGCTCGCGTGGGCAGCAGACCGCGCAGCACGCGGCAGCGGCGAAGACGAACTGCCGCGCCTGCTCTCGCTCCTCATGCGCGGCCTCCGCTAG
- a CDS encoding LLM class F420-dependent oxidoreductase → MRFGMFVPQGWRYDLVGIEPAEHWEAMRGIAQRADAADSGWESIWVYDHFHTTPVPSETEATHEAWSLISAFAASTSRIRLGQMCTCMSYRNPAYLAKVAATADLISGGRIEMGIGGGWYEHEWRAYGYGFPPVPERLARLREGVEIMHQAWTTGTATLDGTHYQVDGAIVRPLPLQPGGIPFWIAGGGEKVTLKIAAKYASYTNFAGTAEEFAHKTEVLRGHCETLGTDFDAIVRSSDFNTVIGTSAADVARRLDAIEARLAPHLGPEKTASVMAEYRSGNAIAVGTPEQVVARLAERQELGLGYSIHYFPEAAYDRSGLELFEREVMPALQEAVPALR, encoded by the coding sequence ATGCGTTTCGGAATGTTCGTTCCCCAGGGTTGGCGTTACGATCTCGTCGGCATCGAGCCGGCCGAGCACTGGGAGGCGATGCGCGGCATTGCGCAGCGCGCCGATGCCGCCGATTCCGGCTGGGAGTCGATCTGGGTCTACGACCACTTCCACACGACGCCCGTGCCGAGCGAGACCGAGGCCACTCACGAGGCCTGGTCGCTCATCTCGGCGTTCGCGGCATCCACAAGCCGCATCCGGCTCGGCCAGATGTGCACGTGCATGAGCTACCGCAACCCCGCCTACCTCGCAAAGGTCGCGGCGACGGCCGACCTCATCTCTGGAGGGCGCATCGAGATGGGCATCGGCGGCGGATGGTACGAGCACGAGTGGCGGGCGTATGGCTACGGCTTCCCGCCCGTGCCCGAGCGGCTGGCCCGCTTGCGCGAGGGCGTCGAGATCATGCACCAGGCGTGGACCACCGGCACGGCCACGCTCGACGGCACGCACTACCAGGTCGACGGCGCGATCGTGCGGCCGCTGCCGCTCCAGCCCGGCGGCATCCCCTTCTGGATCGCCGGCGGCGGTGAGAAGGTCACGCTGAAGATCGCGGCGAAGTATGCCTCGTACACGAACTTCGCCGGCACTGCCGAGGAGTTCGCCCACAAGACCGAGGTGCTGCGCGGTCACTGCGAGACCCTCGGCACCGACTTCGACGCGATCGTGCGGAGCTCAGACTTCAACACCGTCATCGGCACGTCGGCGGCGGATGTCGCGCGTCGCCTCGATGCGATCGAAGCGCGCCTCGCGCCGCACCTCGGCCCCGAGAAGACGGCGAGCGTGATGGCGGAGTATCGCTCCGGCAACGCCATCGCGGTCGGAACGCCCGAGCAGGTCGTGGCGCGGCTCGCCGAGCGGCAGGAGCTCGGGCTCGGCTACTCGATCCACTACTTCCCCGAGGCGGCCTACGACCGCTCGGGGCTCGAGCTCTTCGAGCGCGAGGTCATGCCCGCGCTGCAGGAGGCCGTGCCCGCGCTGCGGTGA
- a CDS encoding baeRF11 domain-containing protein produces the protein MTVHYELPTTADFAALAGVHDPAITIYVSTSPVVSERERAEVGVKSAFDDAIEQVRAADAAGPVVAEFRAERDRILADQQLWGSLARSMAIFVAPGFSEIFVLPNRLDDAVHVGSHFTLGQLLRAPSQDQEAYALTLSAHEWGLWHATPVERAAKLDVDPAGTANLDEATNREPGEERPRGVHRGTGSTSQGGASRLTGDEGRKTLLDLYAKRVSDVVRRELQQRDAEERVPLFVFATEPLLSLFIERHRNGRRVVALAGAPDRLGGAEIDDAARQQLAKLNIREAESALRQLREGTAGRVERDLAAIAREAADGAVECLWFDFTTSVNGTLDRESGAVQFAKGNGAGEELNDGTHAGDLLPQLALLVMAKGGKVVTVRSDDLDGDVWSGPAMAELRFALA, from the coding sequence ATGACGGTCCACTACGAATTGCCCACCACCGCCGATTTCGCAGCACTGGCAGGGGTACATGATCCTGCGATCACGATCTACGTGTCGACGTCGCCCGTCGTAAGCGAACGCGAACGGGCGGAGGTCGGGGTCAAGAGCGCCTTCGACGATGCGATCGAACAGGTCAGGGCGGCCGACGCCGCCGGTCCGGTCGTGGCCGAGTTCCGCGCCGAACGGGATCGGATCCTGGCCGACCAACAGTTGTGGGGCTCGCTGGCCCGCTCGATGGCGATCTTCGTCGCACCGGGCTTCAGTGAGATCTTCGTGCTGCCGAATCGGCTCGACGACGCCGTGCACGTCGGGTCCCACTTCACGCTCGGGCAGTTGCTGCGCGCGCCGAGCCAAGATCAGGAGGCCTATGCGCTGACACTGTCGGCGCACGAATGGGGCCTCTGGCACGCCACGCCGGTCGAGCGTGCGGCGAAGCTCGACGTCGACCCCGCGGGCACGGCGAACCTCGACGAGGCCACGAACCGCGAACCCGGCGAGGAGCGGCCACGCGGCGTCCATCGCGGCACGGGGAGCACGAGCCAGGGCGGCGCCAGCAGGCTGACCGGCGACGAGGGCCGGAAGACCCTGCTCGACCTCTATGCGAAGCGCGTCTCCGACGTCGTGCGCCGGGAGCTCCAGCAGCGTGACGCCGAAGAACGGGTTCCGCTCTTCGTGTTCGCCACTGAACCCCTCCTCAGCCTCTTCATCGAGCGGCACCGCAACGGGCGACGGGTGGTGGCGCTCGCCGGTGCGCCCGATCGGCTCGGCGGGGCCGAGATCGACGACGCGGCGCGCCAACAGCTCGCGAAGCTCAACATCCGAGAGGCCGAGTCGGCGTTGCGGCAGCTCAGGGAGGGAACGGCGGGTCGTGTCGAGCGCGACCTCGCCGCGATCGCCCGAGAAGCCGCCGACGGCGCGGTGGAGTGCCTCTGGTTCGACTTCACGACCTCGGTGAACGGCACGCTCGACCGCGAGTCGGGTGCAGTGCAGTTCGCCAAGGGCAACGGCGCAGGCGAGGAGCTCAACGACGGCACGCACGCGGGCGACCTGCTGCCGCAACTTGCACTGCTCGTGATGGCGAAAGGCGGCAAGGTGGTCACGGTGCGCAGCGACGACCTCGACGGCGACGTCTGGTCGGGGCCCGCGATGGCCGAGTTGCGGTTCGCGCTGGCGTAG
- a CDS encoding FAD-binding oxidoreductase has product MNTPVPPGPDAVPVAPAAPMATTIPGDTAPVIDLSVGRPLHDEVAELPLPEALALLRERLDGRLVIAGDAGWDEDRAAWNLAIDQRPAAVVVAASTDDLAQTVRAAKGLGLSVAAQATGHNAGPLAHAGLADVILLRTSELRGVEVDAEARVARVEPGALWADVVAAVAPHGLAALAGSSHDVGVVGYTLGGGVSWLARSHGLAANQVLAIELVTADGVERRVDAEHDGELFWALRGGGGDFGVVTALEFRLFPVAEIVAGTLFWPIERAEEVLQAWAAWTTEVPDSVTSIGRLLRFPPMPELPPFLSGQSFVVVEAAIQESPARVDELLAPLRALHPAMDSVHPQPTAELLQLHMDPPAPTPGYGDGMMLSSLPPAAVRAFLEAAGPDSGSALLSAEIRHAGGALAPDAALASAGERGTPLPGVTAGFDAEYLVFGVGIADPGTEQALAASLGRLLSRVEPWRAELDYLNFSEQSRPAERLFGDRIERLRAVKNAVDPTGVIRSNHPVGR; this is encoded by the coding sequence GTGAACACCCCTGTGCCTCCCGGTCCCGACGCCGTGCCCGTGGCGCCCGCAGCGCCCATGGCGACCACCATTCCCGGCGACACCGCCCCCGTCATCGACCTCTCCGTGGGGCGCCCCCTCCACGACGAGGTCGCCGAGCTCCCGCTGCCCGAGGCGCTCGCGCTGCTTCGCGAGCGCCTCGACGGTCGTCTCGTGATCGCCGGCGATGCCGGGTGGGACGAGGATCGCGCGGCCTGGAACCTCGCGATCGACCAGCGGCCGGCCGCCGTCGTGGTCGCCGCGAGCACCGATGACCTCGCGCAGACGGTGCGCGCGGCGAAGGGACTCGGTCTCTCCGTCGCCGCGCAGGCGACCGGCCACAACGCCGGCCCGCTCGCCCACGCCGGGCTCGCCGACGTGATCCTGTTGCGCACGTCGGAGTTGCGCGGTGTCGAGGTCGACGCCGAGGCGCGCGTCGCCCGAGTCGAGCCCGGCGCGCTCTGGGCCGATGTCGTCGCCGCCGTGGCACCGCATGGCCTCGCCGCGCTCGCCGGATCGTCCCATGACGTCGGCGTCGTCGGCTACACGCTCGGCGGAGGCGTCAGCTGGCTCGCCCGTTCGCACGGACTCGCCGCCAACCAGGTGCTGGCGATCGAGCTCGTCACCGCCGACGGCGTCGAGCGCCGCGTCGACGCCGAGCACGACGGCGAGCTGTTCTGGGCGCTCCGCGGTGGCGGTGGCGACTTCGGCGTGGTCACCGCGCTCGAGTTCCGCCTGTTCCCGGTCGCCGAGATCGTCGCCGGCACGCTGTTCTGGCCGATCGAGCGCGCCGAAGAGGTGCTGCAGGCCTGGGCGGCATGGACCACCGAGGTGCCCGACTCCGTCACCTCCATCGGTCGGCTCCTTCGCTTCCCGCCGATGCCCGAGCTGCCGCCGTTCCTCTCCGGCCAGTCGTTCGTCGTCGTCGAGGCTGCCATCCAGGAGTCGCCGGCCCGGGTCGACGAGCTGCTTGCTCCGCTGCGTGCCCTCCACCCCGCGATGGATTCCGTGCATCCGCAGCCGACCGCCGAGTTGCTCCAGCTGCACATGGACCCGCCGGCGCCGACGCCCGGTTACGGCGACGGCATGATGCTCTCGTCCCTGCCGCCGGCTGCGGTTCGCGCCTTCCTCGAGGCGGCAGGTCCGGATTCCGGCAGCGCCCTCCTCTCGGCCGAGATCCGTCACGCCGGGGGCGCACTCGCGCCCGACGCCGCGCTGGCCTCCGCGGGTGAGCGCGGCACGCCCCTGCCGGGCGTCACCGCGGGCTTCGACGCCGAGTACCTCGTGTTCGGCGTGGGGATCGCGGATCCCGGCACCGAACAGGCGCTCGCGGCATCCCTCGGCCGCCTGCTCTCACGCGTGGAGCCGTGGCGAGCCGAACTCGACTACCTCAATTTCTCGGAGCAGTCCCGGCCCGCCGAACGCCTGTTCGGCGACCGGATCGAGCGGTTGCGCGCGGTGAAGAACGCGGTCGATCCGACCGGAGTCATCCGTTCGAACCACCCGGTCGGTCGCTGA